DNA sequence from the Bombus pyrosoma isolate SC7728 linkage group LG12, ASM1482585v1, whole genome shotgun sequence genome:
atcCAAACATGTACCGCGTCCCATGTCCAATGACCTTGAAGTGACTCGAGTCGAAAATAATTGACTGATGTGGAAATTCGAGGAAAATGAATTACGATGTATGTAAATGAACGTGACGATCGGTGAACGCAAGCAACGCAAGACGCGGTCGGGTGAAACAAACCCCATCCCTGTTTCCTTTCATTTATAACGTACATGTATTATTGCTCCGGAGCGTATCGACCAAATATATCCCCACCTCCATCTCCTTCATTGTATAGATTGTCATCTGTGTTAACACGATACAGCCGATCTTCAATAAACGTAAGTGTCGTCGTCGCCTTAGGTCGAGCAGGACTCCGGTATGGTCTAGTGGCTAGGATACCTGGCTTTCACCCAGGAGGCTCGGGTTCGATTCCCGGTACCGGAAATTTCTTTTGCAACAGAAGTAATTCAACCGAAGTTCCCGGAGCACCCCCTGTCATACGCATAGGATGGccaacgtggagttttagtccaCGTAGTCGGTAGAGGAGTCCGCGACACTACTCCGCTGCTACCTACCGTTATTtagcggcagcggagtgtccatgaggatttctccacgtacgaaaaaaagaaagtcgaGGAGAACAACTATGAATCGAACGAGTTCTCACGGTTCCAACTCATCCGCGGTGGAcaaacaattagaaaaattaccaccttttaaattatgtttttccAAAGATAGATTAATTGGCAAATCGAACATACGTGTGTCGAAAATCAACGGTATAGtttatacgatttttaaaACGTATCGCTTTCTTATCACGtggaacaaagaaaatttttttaccaacaaattattgtttattattataaaaactatGATATCGATTATATAGTGTGTTACAATTACAGAAGAATCGATCACACCAAAATTTTACTCGAAGGAATACGAAACTAGAGCGAACAATTTCAACACGATTCGTACATTCGAGGAAACTACGGAAGAGCAGGAAAACGGTGGCAATTGTAGTAGACGCCCGCCAGTTTTGCTTAGCAGCAATGCGTAATTTAAATCTTATGAAAACGATACAAGGCTCttctttattcgtttctctttattttattttaatcaatcaaTGATTCCGATTTCAGATACGGCTGGTGGCACGAACAAGGATTACAGCCGCTTCAATCTCGATTCGACTTCCATAGAAAAACGTCCGATTTAGTCAATTTCGGGACAAACGTCCGAAATGAGAAACGGAAGATCGAAAATTAATAGAGTCGAAGCAGTGACgtatgcatataaatattgcCAGAGACAAATTCCTTTGTTTATCTATTagattttttagttaaagGCTATATACGCACGTACATTCATTAAAACGTAAACGAAACAAGTTGTAATAAATGGAAACAGGGTgagtagaaatgaaaataaattttctggcCGGATTGGAGTTTCTAAGGAAGCAGTTGCGGTTACGCAAACttttaaaacaataacaaTCGGAAAAAGCACAACAGCGCCGATCGGATGGTTTAGAGTTTAGGTAAGTAATGTTAAACAGTTGGCGCGCACGATCGATCCCTCAATTTCCCGCCGTCTCGAGATCATTGAACCGTCAACCAATCGGATAAGAGACCAAGGGAATAGATCGAATGGTCGCGAGTGATTCGAGCAATTGGGATTCGTCGCTAACGATTGTTTTCCATGCGTGGAACCAGTGGCGATTGAAAAAAGGGATACGGTGACCGGATTCCGCCAAAAATGAATTCCGTCGTGGCGGAGCACGCGAGGCTCAACGAACACCGTCTCGAAAATTCCAAAGAATTCTCGCCTCCCGAAAGGTAATCTCATTTTACTGAAATTCCCCGCCTTCGAAATAAAACTATCCAGTTTTTCGTAATCATCGTATACATCTCTCTTACCTGTTGCTCAGGGTGATGCAGGTGCATATTTCGCGCCCACAGGTAAGGTTAAGAACCTTTCCCAGTGAATAATTCTTGCGAAATCTATTCGCaagatataacaaattttcattcttttcgtCGAAAAGATCAAAATTCGTTCACGGTTTGTTTGTCACCCCAGATACtccaaatttataaatgacaAATTCACCAACGAAAGATATTGAAATCACTTTTTTCCCCAATTACGTTCTTCGACTGGTTGCTCTACCACaaaaaactattttttctcttcatacggaaaattaataaactgtCGGTTGGGGAATTAGTTGAATCATCGTAATTTCTTCTATGTTTCGATGATTTTGTAGTTTTTTCTTAGTAAGATAGTGGGAAGATTGTGTTCTTTGatttataagtataattactaaattatcaGACTcacaaatatttcgttaaaaatatccagTTAATAGCTATACTGATAACATTCTTACCGCAccatatcttttaaattgctTTCCTTTAGTGATTTTCACCAATTATGAGTTATGTTAATCATGTTCAATTACTCGTATGATCATTTATACTAATTAGATCCAAATACAAATGTTTACTAAAAATCGCTTGATGTACATTTTAGTCTATATGGATTGcctatttttcttgtttcatttatttgtaattagaaattctGTTTATGTTCAGTTTGACAGTGATCTTTGACCTTAAACATCAAGCTATTTATGATCTAAgtcaaacataatttttccTATATGCCAATCTGTAGGTTTCTACACAATCTGTGCACTTCTGCGTGACAAAACATACTAGTCTTAAGGAAGACTTAGAAATTACTATGTCCAAAAGATCACCTCCTTCACCTTGGTGGAACAGGTTGCCTTTTTTCTACTCTCTTTTTTATCTGATCATACTATGTAAATGTAAGCTTGtcagtaattaattttgtatatgcaaatatatttgacagCAAACAACTACGCTTAGATGACAGCTGTAATAACAACTTAAACGACAGTTTGAACAGCACCTCCAAACATAGTGCAAAATGGTCGTGTTCTGGTGATACAAGCCTTGTAGAACCTGAAATCTTAGAAGAAATGGGTGTCAGTATGTTAGAAGATGGAGCATCGAATTGTGAAAGTATGAAAAAGTCTCATTCTTTTGAACAAACAATCTCGCCTACTATCTTGGATAACAATGGACAATATAAAAAGATGAATGACTCTCAAAGTCAAGAGTGCATTTATAGAGGTTCCAGCTTAGATACCACTAGTATAGACAGGTTTGTATTTTAACTGTAAAGATTCTTTTCATCAGTTCGCTTACATGTTCACATATTTCttaacgtatttttcaaaagtttGGAAGCTACTCGAAGATTGGATCCCAATCCGTACGAACTGGATGAATTTGCAACATATTCAGCAATTGGAAACGAATCTGGTTATTCCTCTAGGGTGgaaatagataattttatcgatacgaaagaaactttttctaCAGACAATCTTAATGCTTCAACCAGAGAAAGTAGCCTTGAACAGTTCTATCTATataggagaaaaagaaaactttcgATCCTTGGTGAAGATAAGTTTAACAAATTATCTGATGAGATGAtcttaatgatattaaaatggCTTCCAAAGAAATGTCTGGTaagattacaaattaatagaaataaataacacaGATAATTAATGGGCAAAGCATATGAATaacatcaaatattttatgtccTGTTcgcctttcttctttttctattttttgtcttcttttcttttttttctttctttcttttttttgttagGTACGTTCCATGTTGGTCTGTAAACGATGGTGTCAAATAGCGCGAGATGAAGCGTTATGGAGCAGGTTGGATTTAGGCAGCAAAGTCTTGAACGAAGGTACATTGGGTCATATATTGCCACGAGGTGTTCAAATACTTCGACTTGCACAAGCAGAAATTGCAGATCCTGTATTTCTTGAAAACAGTGAAGTTCTTATCGACGGTTATATTAGTAAACTGCAGTACTTTGACCTTTCGATGGCAGTGATTTCTCCAGATGGATTAGCTATGTTATTATCTAAGTGTAAATaccttaaaaaattatctctaGAAAAGTGTACAGTGAATAGATCATGTTGCAAAGCTATCAGTGATAATAATGacttagaaattttaaatttaacgatGTGCGAAGGTATGGACATTGAATGTATCAAGGATTTGATGAAGCTTAcaaagtaagaaaaattatttgcgaGAAATAATTTGGTTGGCGTTGGTTAGCGAGAAATGTTTTTTAacgtgttattttaatattttcagtcTCAATGCTGTCAATATGGCTTGGTGTGGTTTAGATACCGATACTATGGCGTTACTTTGTAAATCGTTACCTTCATCCGTCACGCGTTTAAATATAGCTGGATGCAGAAAAACCATTACAGATGATAGTAAGTACAAGTTTCGTggtttcgaaaatttatgtGAAATCTGGTTATCCGTCATGCTAGTTCGACTGacagtatttttcttttttttttccttgtttCAGATGTTAAGGATTTAGTGAAAAGTTGCCCAGATATGGTAGAATTAGATTTGAGCGATTGTACTATGCTTACAATGAATACTGTTCGTAATTTACTTGATTTGTCAAAATTAGAGCATCTGTCGCTAAGTCGTTGTTATGGTATACCTCCGTCGACGTACGTAACATTGGCGTATATGCCATctttgttatatttggatGTTTTTGGTGTAATACCCGAACCAGTACTGAAATCATTACAAGTTACCTGTGGCGAAACCCAACTTAATAAGTTCCTATACAGTTCCGTTGCAAGACCAACCATTGGTGTCCGAAGAACAAGTATTTGGGGGCTTCGCGTTAGAGATTGAACGTAATTATTGTAACTAATTGATTTTATACACAAATAGTGGTAAAGACCAATTAAATACCAAAGGGAACCTGAAATGTACGTGCGTGGCTTTTTACAAAATGTCTTCTTAATAAGAGACTGATTTTACAATcctgttgaaataaaattaaaacaatatgcTTTTTCTATATCATTCTCTTtgtctttcgttcgttcttttttttcttcttctaaattaaatacattttaaattcgtttctctGTCAGTATTTACGTAGAGAgggtaaaaataattgaatgcTGAGAAAAGTAGTTTGGagagtatatgtatatttgaagACTTACgtgttttttgtttcaatgaaCTCGTAAAATTTACATAGCTCGATTCATATAGCGTGCGAAATGTAAATGTACTAAGCACGATTGTATGCTACATAGAGTTCGAAAGAATTACATGCAGTCCTGTTCATAAGCCACCGGACACTTGCTTATTTTGACCATAGTGATTGTTTGAATGTAAATACGACTTTCTGTATTGATACTCATTGTTTACCCATAAGTTACTCAATTAAATCAAGATATGCATGATTTTATACTATGAcctatattataaaataaaattagcatTTATATCAAATGTTAAAACTACGTACGTTATGTCaagaatatgtataataatacattaattttgttcaaaGTATGCAAGTGTCAAGTAACTTGTAGATGGGAGTGTATATAATTTACTGAAAGAGTTAAGTATGCAAACGTTGCAcgtgtatattaattaattaaattaagtaattaaatatgacAGTATCAGCTTAATTTTAATCTCACCAGCggtattttttgaataaataatacttctaatgtaaaaatatttcttttcgcttGATACGtgaaagtttatatttttagcacTATCttactctttctttccttgctgttcattttattacaaatgcTACATCTCGTGTTAacatgttaattaatatttcttttcaaatcgaatttatattttagtgcTTGTAAGTTCTTCTATAATAACGTCGATGTTGGTAATaaagaacatttatttttcaaacaataagtaattaatttaaaagaatttaattttttaaataaataacaataaaaagatattaaatatttattaataattataagagTACACTTGAACGTTCCTTAAACGtttatatcgaattattttaatgtttatatatctatgattattgtaatttagatACAGAAACTTATAAGATAGGATATTACATGTACATGAACTCTTTAGTAGTACTGTTGAATGATATCGATTAAATCTGCATCctattttccaacaatttattatcaatttaaaacCTACTACTTCTGGATTCCTGAGAATTTTCtgttactatttatttaatccgATAAATTCGCTAATACGAAATTGACAATATACAGAAAAGCTCAAGAAACTTACTACTTAGAAATaagcgaaaagaaagaacgaagctggtagtaaaatattaaagtacatatttgaattttaatgattCGTGTGAATTTTTTTAGGATTTGTAAGACTTCTGCCTCCATTAAATTGTAACCGAAGTACGTTTTAGAGCATATTCGCTGTCAGTCAAGCACTCttatatacaaatacacacacacacgcacacacaaatataaatatatatatatatatatttatatatatgtatgtatataagtgTACGTAATGTTTAATCTAACTAGGAATTTACAACAAATATACTTCTaccttaaaatatttatacacgtatattttgtatagaaaACAAGAAGTCAGTATTAATTCCGTCCTCTCGTAACAATATCATTTACACCTTCTCCATTGTCATTTACTAATAATTGATTTCTTAATGAAATATCGCTTGCAACATTTTGTGCAATTACGGTAATTAATTAAGCCGTCGCTATGGAAGTTGTGTCCGATGATGATTCGACTGCTGTCTTGGATTTTATAGGTTGGatctctatttctttttcagtgGCGTAAATCGATTTCGCCTCTTGCTTTTCTTGTTCGCTCTGCCACTGAACCTATACAAATCCcaaacaaaaacaaatattataaataatttctcaacattataagaaagtaagaacggtaaaaagtaattatttatcacCTTTTGCTTGTGTTGCTTAACAGCCTCATTGCACTTATCGATAACCATTTGTTCCGTTAATACACCATCTTCGGAAGCATAAGCTGCTGCTTGCCAGGTGACACCTAATTTCGCTAGTTCCCTTCCAGACATTCCTTCGGTTATTTCGGCTACTTTACTACAAAGCGCGTTATAATCAAATTGTGCAACTTTTAACCTTTTATTGCCCTCGATCGCTGGTTGAAGAACGAATTTGTCGAAATAAAGTCGAACTAAACGTTCACGCTCTGCCCGACCCGGTAAGTGAAACTCTACCATTTCATCCAATCTATCGTTTACAGCCCAATCGAATTGTTCTGGAGTGTTTGAAGCGAGAATCAACATGAATTTGTTGCTCTGCTCACCAGTTCTGTAGAGGAACGCATTTAACATCGCTCTCAAATCTTCTGAAATATGCTCACTCGATCGCTTCCTTAAAAAGGCATCCGCCTCGTCGATGAAAAGCAAAAGACCTTTTCTGGACGTTGCTGCCCAGTCGAAAACTTTATGAATAGCAGTAACACCATCTCGACCCAATGGCGCCAAATCACCACCAGTCACAATCGCGTAGTCCATACCCGAGTGTTCCGCTAACTTCTTTGCGAACATTGTTTTACCCGTCCCAGGAGGGCCATGCatcaatatatttctatacatcCCGCGATTTTGTTTCGTATTCTTCGTAGCTATCGCGATATCGCGTAATCTTTCTTCGAGCTTTGGTGCTAAAACAACACCGGATAAAGCATCGgtctgtttattttttaatttctttgtcgCTTGGATAGGATGCCGTAACGTATCCAATACTGTAAATCTAGAAGTTTCTCGAACGAGAGACGGTTTCCCTAGCCGCGATTCTATGTATCGCGCAGCGACACCCGTTGTACCTTTCGCGGTATATACTCCGAAAGCCAACAAAGACAAGCCTCCAGCTGCAGCGATAACTTTATCCCAGTCTTGAAGAAAAGCTGTGAGCCCAGTGCCTAATACCGAACCAGCGGttctgaaattaatattcgataaatatcaTTCGATGCTTTCAATTCCGCTATCGCATCGACGTCCAAATTGTTTTTCTACTCACTTTATCGACTCCAAAACTGTTACTCGTTTTTCGGACGCTTTCACCCTAATTTGCTCTATATTCAGATCTTGATTTTCTCTGTCTATTTTTGCTTTCGCTTTAACTTCTGcttccaattttttcatttcatttttgtgtCTCAATTCC
Encoded proteins:
- the LOC122573927 gene encoding S-phase kinase-associated protein 2 isoform X2, which gives rise to MNSVVAEHARLNEHRLENSKEFSPPESKQLRLDDSCNNNLNDSLNSTSKHSAKWSCSGDTSLVEPEILEEMGVSMLEDGASNCESMKKSHSFEQTISPTILDNNGQYKKMNDSQSQECIYRGSSLDTTSIDSLEATRRLDPNPYELDEFATYSAIGNESGYSSRVEIDNFIDTKETFSTDNLNASTRESSLEQFYLYRRKRKLSILGEDKFNKLSDEMILMILKWLPKKCLVRSMLVCKRWCQIARDEALWSRLDLGSKVLNEGTLGHILPRGVQILRLAQAEIADPVFLENSEVLIDGYISKLQYFDLSMAVISPDGLAMLLSKCKYLKKLSLEKCTVNRSCCKAISDNNDLEILNLTMCEGMDIECIKDLMKLTNLNAVNMAWCGLDTDTMALLCKSLPSSVTRLNIAGCRKTITDDNVKDLVKSCPDMVELDLSDCTMLTMNTVRNLLDLSKLEHLSLSRCYGIPPSTYVTLAYMPSLLYLDVFGVIPEPVLKSLQVTCGETQLNKFLYSSVARPTIGVRRTSIWGLRVRD
- the LOC122573927 gene encoding S-phase kinase-associated protein 2 isoform X3, with product MSKRSPPSPWWNSKQLRLDDSCNNNLNDSLNSTSKHSAKWSCSGDTSLVEPEILEEMGVSMLEDGASNCESMKKSHSFEQTISPTILDNNGQYKKMNDSQSQECIYRGSSLDTTSIDSLEATRRLDPNPYELDEFATYSAIGNESGYSSRVEIDNFIDTKETFSTDNLNASTRESSLEQFYLYRRKRKLSILGEDKFNKLSDEMILMILKWLPKKCLVRSMLVCKRWCQIARDEALWSRLDLGSKVLNEGTLGHILPRGVQILRLAQAEIADPVFLENSEVLIDGYISKLQYFDLSMAVISPDGLAMLLSKCKYLKKLSLEKCTVNRSCCKAISDNNDLEILNLTMCEGMDIECIKDLMKLTNLNAVNMAWCGLDTDTMALLCKSLPSSVTRLNIAGCRKTITDDNVKDLVKSCPDMVELDLSDCTMLTMNTVRNLLDLSKLEHLSLSRCYGIPPSTYVTLAYMPSLLYLDVFGVIPEPVLKSLQVTCGETQLNKFLYSSVARPTIGVRRTSIWGLRVRD
- the LOC122573939 gene encoding uncharacterized protein LOC122573939 gives rise to the protein MRISPRTKKRKSRRTTMNRTSSHGSNSSAVDKQLEKLPPFKLCFSKDRLIGKSNIRVSKINEESITPKFYSKEYETRANNFNTIRTFEETTEEQENGGNCSRRPPVLLSSNAYGWWHEQGLQPLQSRFDFHRKTSDLVNFGTNVRNEKRKIEN
- the LOC122573925 gene encoding ATPase family AAA domain-containing protein 3A homolog: MSWLFGYRNAQPQDFSQFVQPPASDGAGGGDDRAPPPRISQMEPYRFDSSALERAATAAKELEKSLHAKEALELSKMQETTKQMERQAEVKKYEASIEQMKAEQKRIDGEERRKVLQEETKQHQMRAQYQDQLARKRYDDQLIQQQRMNDENLRRQEESVAKQEAMRKATIEHEMELRHKNEMKKLEAEVKAKAKIDRENQDLNIEQIRVKASEKRVTVLESIKTAGSVLGTGLTAFLQDWDKVIAAAGGLSLLAFGVYTAKGTTGVAARYIESRLGKPSLVRETSRFTVLDTLRHPIQATKKLKNKQTDALSGVVLAPKLEERLRDIAIATKNTKQNRGMYRNILMHGPPGTGKTMFAKKLAEHSGMDYAIVTGGDLAPLGRDGVTAIHKVFDWAATSRKGLLLFIDEADAFLRKRSSEHISEDLRAMLNAFLYRTGEQSNKFMLILASNTPEQFDWAVNDRLDEMVEFHLPGRAERERLVRLYFDKFVLQPAIEGNKRLKVAQFDYNALCSKVAEITEGMSGRELAKLGVTWQAAAYASEDGVLTEQMVIDKCNEAVKQHKQKVQWQSEQEKQEAKSIYATEKEIEIQPIKSKTAVESSSDTTSIATA
- the LOC122573927 gene encoding S-phase kinase-associated protein 2 isoform X1 produces the protein MNSVVAEHARLNEHRLENSKEFSPPERVMQVHISRPQVSTQSVHFCVTKHTSLKEDLEITMSKRSPPSPWWNSKQLRLDDSCNNNLNDSLNSTSKHSAKWSCSGDTSLVEPEILEEMGVSMLEDGASNCESMKKSHSFEQTISPTILDNNGQYKKMNDSQSQECIYRGSSLDTTSIDSLEATRRLDPNPYELDEFATYSAIGNESGYSSRVEIDNFIDTKETFSTDNLNASTRESSLEQFYLYRRKRKLSILGEDKFNKLSDEMILMILKWLPKKCLVRSMLVCKRWCQIARDEALWSRLDLGSKVLNEGTLGHILPRGVQILRLAQAEIADPVFLENSEVLIDGYISKLQYFDLSMAVISPDGLAMLLSKCKYLKKLSLEKCTVNRSCCKAISDNNDLEILNLTMCEGMDIECIKDLMKLTNLNAVNMAWCGLDTDTMALLCKSLPSSVTRLNIAGCRKTITDDNVKDLVKSCPDMVELDLSDCTMLTMNTVRNLLDLSKLEHLSLSRCYGIPPSTYVTLAYMPSLLYLDVFGVIPEPVLKSLQVTCGETQLNKFLYSSVARPTIGVRRTSIWGLRVRD